One Actinomycetospora corticicola genomic window, GGCCTCGGTGCGGCGGTTGGACACGTCGTGGACGTGCCCCAGCGGGAAGGCCGCGCCGGAACCCGCCGTCAGGACCCGGCGGCGCAGCCCGGGGCCGCGCGAGGCGATCTCCTCCGCGGTGGCGAGGTGGTCGTCGGCCTGCCCGGCGCTCCAGCGCCATTCGGTCAGCTCACCGCTGACCACGGTGAGGGCACCGATCGAGCCGCCGTGGTCGTGGAGCTCCGCGGCCTGCTCGGTGGCCCAGCTGATCAGCCAGACGTCGAGGTGCGGGTCGGCGTGCAGCCGCCGCGACCAGCGGTTCGCCGCGTCGATCTGGACGGCGTGGTGGCCGGCCACGACCTCGGCGGCGACCTGGCGGGTCAGCGAGGTGAGGTCCGCGAGGCTCACCGGGGTGGGGCCGTCGTGCCAGCGGCGACGGTCGCCGTGGAGGGTGCGGGGCAGGAAGGACGGGGCAGGCAGCACTGCGGTCATGACGACGCCTCACGGG contains:
- a CDS encoding cysteine dioxygenase, yielding MTAVLPAPSFLPRTLHGDRRRWHDGPTPVSLADLTSLTRQVAAEVVAGHHAVQIDAANRWSRRLHADPHLDVWLISWATEQAAELHDHGGSIGALTVVSGELTEWRWSAGQADDHLATAEEIASRGPGLRRRVLTAGSGAAFPLGHVHDVSNRRTEAAVSVHAYSPPLSAMSYYGVERGTLTRTRSELVEPGASPE